A region from the Hyalangium gracile genome encodes:
- a CDS encoding sensor histidine kinase, producing MSRLSSMGCATRTAFQRWVNAQNVPEVLAASSVSSWLALVALVLLLLAAASWAPRAEQLFALPVGTALLCFIPALVDFAFALLHRKRQHVETWGWLLSLAGTTGLQFFVASLMALSAPQGATIFGGFFLFTAAFHGRLFRVTPRTPFLAVGTALALALAALLFARPEHTALFAVLGPASLMAELYLGTFAIQHDRTAAEAERLRAAVQAQMLAQQERDVGRMSQALTEILGHSEEIRETLLTASTTADLLTGQLVRSQSLARAEPERLIRQLHENLARIRDRVAEIHQKGRRYIGSDPEAVDLVPVLDSVRQSVGLRFPDVSIAVQVNRGEPLRAWVRGGVTTLRRVVENLVTNACEGDGLRAAGSVRISARTEPLSGRLEMIIADDGPGFPPERLAAPIVGLSTTKPRSTGLGLYTSECLIRASGGTLERQNAHEGGAVLRVLLPRELRT from the coding sequence ATGAGCCGGCTCTCCTCCATGGGCTGCGCCACCCGGACGGCCTTCCAGCGCTGGGTCAACGCCCAGAACGTCCCCGAGGTGCTGGCGGCCAGCAGCGTCAGCTCGTGGCTGGCGCTCGTCGCGCTGGTGCTGCTGCTGCTGGCGGCCGCCTCGTGGGCGCCGCGCGCCGAGCAGCTCTTCGCCCTGCCCGTGGGCACCGCGCTGCTCTGCTTCATTCCCGCGCTGGTGGACTTCGCCTTCGCCCTGCTGCACCGCAAGCGCCAGCACGTGGAGACGTGGGGCTGGCTGCTGTCGCTCGCCGGCACCACCGGCCTGCAGTTCTTCGTCGCCAGCCTCATGGCGCTCTCCGCGCCCCAGGGCGCCACCATCTTCGGCGGCTTCTTCCTCTTCACCGCCGCCTTCCACGGCCGGCTCTTCCGGGTGACGCCGCGCACGCCCTTCCTCGCGGTGGGCACGGCGCTGGCGCTGGCGCTGGCCGCCCTGCTCTTCGCCCGCCCGGAGCACACCGCCCTGTTCGCCGTCCTCGGCCCCGCGTCCCTCATGGCCGAGCTCTACCTGGGCACCTTCGCCATCCAGCATGACCGCACCGCCGCGGAGGCCGAGCGGCTGCGCGCCGCCGTCCAGGCGCAGATGCTGGCCCAGCAGGAGCGCGACGTGGGCCGCATGTCCCAGGCCCTCACGGAGATCCTCGGCCACAGCGAGGAGATCCGCGAGACGCTGCTGACGGCCAGCACCACCGCGGATCTGCTCACCGGGCAGCTGGTGCGCAGCCAGAGCCTGGCCCGCGCCGAGCCGGAGCGGCTCATCCGCCAGCTCCACGAGAACCTGGCGCGCATCCGGGACAGGGTGGCGGAGATCCACCAGAAGGGCCGCCGCTACATCGGGAGCGATCCAGAGGCCGTGGACCTGGTGCCCGTGCTGGACTCCGTGCGTCAGAGCGTGGGCCTGCGCTTCCCGGACGTCTCCATCGCCGTTCAGGTGAACCGGGGTGAGCCCCTGCGCGCCTGGGTGCGCGGAGGTGTCACGACCCTGCGGCGAGTCGTCGAGAACCTCGTTACCAATGCCTGCGAGGGCGATGGCTTGCGCGCCGCCGGAAGCGTGCGCATCTCGGCTCGCACCGAGCCGCTGAGCGGGAGGCTGGAGATGATCATCGCCGACGATGGTCCTGGTTTCCCACCGGAGCGGCTGGCCGCGCCTATCGTGGGCCTCTCCACCACCAAGCCGCGGAGCACCGGGCTGGGGCTGTACACCTCCGAGTGCTTGATTCGTGCCAGCGGCGGCACGCTGGAGCGCCAGAACGCGCATGAGGGCGGAGCGGTCCTTCGCGTCCTGCTGCCCCGGGAGCTGCGAACATGA
- a CDS encoding SAM-dependent methyltransferase yields the protein MRVEPLRQGTARDDVAAYYDAKTEGILRRYGPGPRVHYHTGLVDESPPPGMSAEALKVLIHESQEALLREMALAMGGPSRGWDVLDVGCGLGGGSLFWASVHGARVSAITIAPEHLPWVERFAAMAGVGDRVKPMLCDALEVPGQERFDLVMAVESSCYLPRREWFRKVHSLLRPGGLVAIADCFLGRPELAMPFDRYWRTHIGSVEEYFRAATAEGLELELHQDLSGRAVNFWTLTLDLLARERELSLRGGQGGMGRTESQREHLRLQQAFLDGGLHYGMMVLRRPH from the coding sequence ATGAGGGTAGAGCCGCTGCGACAGGGAACCGCACGCGACGACGTTGCCGCGTACTACGACGCCAAGACGGAAGGCATCCTGCGCCGTTACGGCCCGGGGCCTCGCGTGCACTACCACACCGGCCTGGTGGACGAGTCGCCGCCGCCGGGAATGTCCGCGGAAGCGCTCAAGGTGCTCATCCACGAGTCCCAGGAAGCCCTGCTGCGCGAGATGGCGCTCGCGATGGGTGGGCCGAGCCGGGGCTGGGACGTGCTGGACGTGGGCTGCGGGCTGGGAGGCGGCTCGCTGTTCTGGGCCTCCGTCCATGGCGCGCGCGTCTCCGCCATCACCATCGCGCCGGAGCACCTGCCCTGGGTGGAGCGCTTCGCCGCCATGGCGGGCGTGGGCGATCGGGTGAAGCCCATGCTCTGCGATGCGCTCGAGGTGCCCGGCCAGGAGCGCTTCGATCTCGTGATGGCGGTGGAGAGCTCCTGCTACCTGCCGCGCCGCGAGTGGTTCCGCAAGGTGCACTCGCTGCTGCGCCCCGGCGGCCTGGTGGCCATCGCGGACTGCTTCCTCGGTCGGCCGGAGCTGGCCATGCCGTTCGATCGGTACTGGCGCACGCACATCGGCTCGGTGGAGGAGTATTTCCGCGCGGCCACCGCGGAGGGCCTGGAGCTGGAGCTCCATCAGGACCTGTCCGGGCGGGCGGTGAACTTCTGGACGCTGACGTTGGACTTGCTGGCGCGCGAGCGCGAGCTGTCGCTGCGCGGCGGCCAGGGAGGCATGGGCCGGACCGAGTCCCAGCGCGAGCACCTCCGGCTCCAGCAGGCGTTCCTGGATGGCGGCCTGCACTACGGGATGATGGTGCTGCGGCGCCCGCACTGA
- a CDS encoding Gfo/Idh/MocA family protein produces MARKRRTKKATRQVGYAVVGLGHFAQDAILPAFEHAKDNSKLVALVSGDPEKARELGERHGVPVFDYDRLEECLALPEVEAVYIAVPNARHAEFAVRAAKAGVHVLCEKPLAITVEQCREMIRACEESDVRLMTAYRLHFEQANLTAVEAVREGKIGDPRMFTSTFTFQINAPNIRLERDKGGGVLWDIGVYCVNAARYLFRAEPVEVFAFCDKGKDARFTEVEEAASVVMRFPEGKLAAFNVSFGSEAVATYQVVGTEGTLKLDNAYEYKGDIRWELMSEGKTRKGKVPPRDQIAPELLAFSDCVIEGQEPEPNGWEGLADVRIISALYESARTGQPVRLEPFEKPRRPTKEQEEHRPAGDTPELINVEAPSQ; encoded by the coding sequence ATGGCGCGGAAGCGGCGGACGAAGAAGGCGACACGGCAGGTGGGCTACGCGGTGGTGGGGCTGGGACACTTCGCGCAGGACGCGATCCTGCCGGCCTTCGAGCACGCGAAGGACAACTCGAAGCTGGTGGCGCTGGTGAGCGGAGACCCGGAGAAGGCGCGCGAGCTGGGCGAGCGCCACGGGGTGCCGGTGTTCGACTACGACAGACTCGAGGAGTGCCTGGCGCTGCCCGAGGTGGAGGCCGTCTACATCGCCGTGCCCAACGCGCGGCACGCGGAGTTCGCGGTGCGCGCGGCGAAGGCGGGCGTGCACGTGCTGTGCGAGAAGCCGCTGGCCATCACCGTGGAGCAGTGCCGGGAGATGATCCGCGCCTGCGAGGAGAGCGACGTCCGGCTGATGACGGCGTACCGGCTCCACTTCGAGCAGGCCAACCTCACGGCGGTGGAGGCGGTGCGCGAGGGGAAGATCGGCGATCCGCGCATGTTCACCTCGACGTTCACCTTCCAGATCAACGCACCCAACATCCGCCTGGAGCGGGACAAGGGCGGCGGGGTGCTGTGGGACATCGGCGTGTACTGCGTGAACGCGGCGCGCTACCTCTTCCGCGCCGAGCCGGTGGAGGTGTTCGCCTTCTGCGACAAGGGGAAGGATGCGCGCTTCACGGAGGTGGAGGAGGCCGCCTCGGTGGTGATGCGCTTCCCGGAGGGGAAGCTGGCGGCCTTCAACGTGAGCTTCGGCTCGGAGGCGGTGGCCACCTACCAGGTGGTGGGCACCGAGGGCACGCTGAAGCTGGACAACGCCTACGAGTACAAGGGTGACATCCGCTGGGAGCTGATGTCCGAGGGCAAGACGCGCAAGGGCAAGGTGCCGCCGCGCGATCAGATCGCTCCGGAGCTGCTCGCCTTCAGCGACTGCGTCATCGAGGGCCAGGAGCCCGAGCCGAACGGCTGGGAGGGGCTGGCGGACGTGCGCATCATCTCCGCGCTGTACGAGTCGGCGCGCACGGGCCAGCCGGTGCGGCTGGAGCCCTTCGAGAAGCCCCGGCGGCCGACGAAGGAGCAGGAGGAGCACCGCCCGGCGGGGGACACGCCGGAGCTCATCAACGTGGAGGCGCCCTCGCAGTAG
- a CDS encoding metallophosphoesterase family protein: MSANVVLHACAAGGGRLRVWLGVRERTTAPALSWTLDGLPAQPATLRPIQSVRAGPFLGVDTPRIFAGLYEFPVHATSPQAFRVGVSLDGAPPVISSLRALPRSVPSGLDRAFHLMLASCFYWEEDKSGVAGASMDSILRGYTPDLLLLTGDQVYLDLPPLKNLPDARPALARKFEQDYARNWFDDHAYAKVVHAAPYACVPDDHDYWNNFPMPSVQSQNTWTGPGRAAWADVARMLYGHFQHVDPTPVGTPVQFDVEPLSFFLLDARAWRDANFQTTMTPLAREALSAWVSRCIQQRKLGVFVTGQSLAMPRAGGLNRRFGDSTMSNYADFRFLMGELDRLMRQAGDVLLITGDMHWSRIARFMPKDALATGMQMIEVICSPTALVTTPGVDQLADLKANLSGKKERWPRHSDATLIGGALELEGSRSSFFAYTLYRQRGNNVCLLSFRRHGDSLEVTPRFFPLEPGGPPPAVAPFVLRHR; the protein is encoded by the coding sequence ATGAGCGCCAACGTCGTCCTGCATGCGTGTGCCGCTGGCGGTGGGCGCCTTCGCGTCTGGCTCGGAGTCCGCGAGCGCACCACCGCGCCCGCCCTGAGCTGGACCCTGGATGGGCTTCCCGCGCAGCCGGCCACCCTGCGTCCCATCCAGAGCGTGCGCGCCGGCCCGTTCCTCGGGGTGGACACGCCCCGCATCTTCGCCGGCCTGTATGAGTTCCCCGTCCACGCCACCTCGCCCCAGGCCTTCCGCGTGGGCGTGAGCCTGGACGGCGCGCCTCCCGTCATCTCCTCCCTGCGCGCCCTCCCGCGCTCGGTGCCCTCCGGCCTGGATCGCGCCTTCCACCTGATGCTCGCCTCCTGCTTCTACTGGGAGGAGGACAAGAGCGGCGTGGCGGGCGCGTCCATGGACTCCATCCTCCGGGGCTACACGCCGGACCTGCTGCTGCTCACCGGCGACCAGGTGTACCTGGACCTGCCTCCGCTGAAGAACCTGCCGGACGCGCGCCCGGCGCTCGCGCGCAAGTTCGAGCAGGACTACGCCCGCAACTGGTTCGACGACCACGCCTACGCCAAGGTGGTGCACGCCGCGCCGTACGCGTGCGTGCCGGACGACCACGACTACTGGAACAACTTCCCGATGCCCTCGGTCCAGTCCCAGAACACCTGGACGGGCCCCGGGCGCGCGGCGTGGGCGGACGTGGCCCGCATGCTGTACGGCCACTTCCAGCACGTGGACCCCACGCCCGTGGGCACGCCCGTCCAGTTCGACGTGGAGCCGCTCTCCTTCTTCCTCCTGGATGCGCGCGCCTGGCGCGATGCGAACTTCCAGACCACCATGACGCCCCTGGCCCGGGAGGCGCTGTCCGCCTGGGTGTCGCGCTGCATCCAGCAGCGCAAGCTGGGCGTCTTCGTCACCGGCCAGTCGCTGGCCATGCCCAGGGCGGGTGGGCTGAACCGCCGCTTCGGCGACTCGACGATGAGCAACTACGCCGACTTCCGCTTCCTCATGGGGGAGCTGGATCGGCTGATGCGCCAGGCCGGGGACGTGCTGCTCATCACCGGCGACATGCACTGGAGCCGCATCGCCCGCTTCATGCCCAAGGATGCGCTGGCCACCGGCATGCAGATGATCGAGGTCATCTGCTCGCCCACCGCGCTGGTGACGACGCCCGGTGTGGACCAGCTGGCCGACCTCAAGGCCAACCTCTCGGGCAAGAAGGAGCGCTGGCCCCGGCACTCGGACGCCACGCTCATCGGAGGCGCCCTGGAGCTCGAGGGCAGTCGCTCCTCCTTCTTCGCGTACACCCTCTACCGCCAGCGGGGCAACAACGTGTGCCTGCTGTCGTTCCGGCGCCACGGCGACAGCCTCGAGGTGACGCCGCGCTTCTTCCCGCTGGAGCCCGGCGGTCCGCCGCCCGCCGTCGCCCCCTTCGTCCTCCGCCACCGCTAG
- a CDS encoding VWA domain-containing protein, producing MAVKKRAAAANKVSKKNEVASAPASASLVNHIAFVVDRSGSMRRIKDQVVRVFNNQLDTVQRNAKSAGQKTFFSTFMFHTTVDKPRHLAAPVEKVRKLKASDYKLGGSTALLDAVGTSITSLQKAKGATNKDTSFLIVVITDGHENCSSQYKRSLKGLIAKVQKTGRWSLAFLVPPGSENTLTKFGIPKGNVTRWDATAKGTKVLDEKLAAGLKTFYAARASGQKSVTAFFTTDMSKVDVKSLSALKDLSKGFARWTVDKERSIREFVNTKLQTSSTLRKKLGNEYQPGRGFYELTKPETVQPRKNIAILDKKTKAIFGGDQARKVLGMPSGANVKVKPGNHMEYSIFVESTSNNRKLVRGTTLLYQQ from the coding sequence ATGGCCGTGAAGAAACGTGCAGCCGCCGCCAACAAGGTCTCGAAGAAGAACGAGGTAGCCAGCGCGCCCGCCTCCGCGAGCCTCGTCAACCACATCGCCTTCGTGGTGGACCGCAGCGGCTCGATGCGCCGCATCAAGGACCAGGTGGTGCGCGTCTTCAACAACCAGCTCGACACCGTCCAGCGCAACGCGAAGTCGGCCGGGCAGAAGACGTTCTTCAGCACCTTCATGTTCCACACCACCGTGGACAAGCCGCGCCACCTCGCCGCCCCCGTGGAGAAGGTCCGCAAGCTCAAGGCGTCCGACTACAAGCTGGGCGGCAGCACCGCCCTGCTGGACGCGGTGGGCACCTCCATCACCAGCCTCCAGAAGGCCAAGGGCGCCACGAACAAGGACACCAGCTTCCTGATCGTCGTCATCACCGACGGGCACGAGAACTGCTCGAGTCAGTACAAGCGGAGCCTCAAGGGGCTCATCGCCAAGGTCCAGAAGACGGGCCGCTGGAGCCTGGCCTTCCTGGTGCCCCCTGGCAGCGAGAACACGCTCACCAAATTCGGCATCCCCAAGGGCAACGTCACCCGCTGGGACGCCACCGCCAAGGGCACCAAGGTGCTGGACGAGAAGCTGGCCGCGGGCCTCAAGACGTTCTACGCGGCGCGCGCCAGCGGGCAGAAGTCGGTGACGGCGTTCTTCACCACCGACATGAGCAAGGTGGATGTGAAGAGCCTGTCGGCCCTGAAGGACCTGTCCAAGGGCTTCGCGCGGTGGACGGTGGACAAGGAGCGCTCCATCCGCGAGTTCGTCAACACGAAGCTCCAGACCAGCTCCACGCTGCGCAAGAAGCTGGGCAACGAGTACCAGCCCGGCCGCGGCTTCTATGAGCTGACCAAGCCGGAGACGGTGCAGCCGCGCAAGAACATCGCCATCCTGGACAAGAAGACGAAGGCCATCTTCGGCGGGGACCAGGCCCGCAAGGTGCTGGGCATGCCGAGCGGCGCCAACGTCAAGGTGAAGCCCGGCAACCACATGGAGTACTCCATCTTCGTGGAGAGCACCTCCAACAACCGGAAGCTGGTGCGCGGCACCACCCTGCTCTACCAGCAGTAA
- a CDS encoding LamG domain-containing protein: protein MPRSFAITTSSPSVQPDGSGQGEFTFTVSNGLGRPARVRAVLEPEGQLQRGWLALTGEPERELAPDGTQSYGVRVSTPPGTPEGTYAFRLIVVNVANPDEEFAIGPSVALQVQRPTIAPPRKFPMWLVLLAAGVLLISAGAVGAGLLLRDEPGTGGSGSAPTVSLGFNGQSSFVDLGEPAELEFTGTVTVEAWIRPRTTGGFHNILAQGYTVTPPGEFFFRIFAGQYQVGSWDGMNHAVSFPMPREDAGQWVHLAGVYDGSRWILYRNGNEVASNPERVGVIDVKAPWAIGARGGGQERFFDGDIGAVRLWRVARGPEQIREDMRGEPKRDAEGLLGSWSLSEGRGTIAGDRGPGQSHGVLRGATWNTP, encoded by the coding sequence ATGCCGCGCAGCTTCGCCATCACCACCTCCTCTCCCTCGGTCCAGCCGGATGGCTCGGGCCAGGGAGAGTTCACCTTCACCGTCTCCAATGGCCTGGGGCGCCCGGCTCGTGTCCGGGCCGTGCTCGAGCCAGAGGGCCAGCTCCAGCGTGGCTGGCTGGCGCTCACGGGAGAGCCCGAGCGGGAGCTCGCTCCGGATGGCACGCAGAGCTATGGGGTGAGGGTGTCCACTCCGCCGGGGACTCCCGAGGGCACCTATGCGTTCCGGCTCATCGTGGTGAACGTCGCCAACCCCGATGAGGAGTTCGCCATCGGGCCCTCGGTGGCCCTCCAGGTCCAGCGCCCGACGATCGCGCCCCCCAGGAAGTTCCCGATGTGGCTCGTCCTCCTCGCGGCCGGGGTGCTGCTCATCTCCGCGGGCGCCGTCGGCGCGGGGCTGCTGCTGCGGGACGAGCCCGGCACCGGGGGCTCGGGCTCCGCGCCCACGGTGTCGCTGGGCTTCAATGGCCAGAGCAGCTTCGTCGATCTGGGCGAGCCCGCCGAGCTCGAGTTCACCGGCACCGTCACCGTGGAGGCGTGGATCCGCCCCAGGACTACCGGGGGCTTCCACAACATCCTGGCCCAGGGCTACACGGTGACGCCGCCGGGCGAGTTCTTCTTCCGCATCTTCGCCGGGCAGTACCAGGTCGGCTCGTGGGATGGGATGAACCACGCCGTCTCCTTCCCCATGCCTCGGGAGGACGCCGGGCAGTGGGTCCACCTGGCCGGCGTGTATGATGGCTCGCGGTGGATCCTCTACCGCAACGGGAACGAGGTGGCCTCCAACCCGGAGCGCGTGGGCGTCATCGACGTGAAGGCCCCGTGGGCCATCGGCGCTCGCGGAGGGGGCCAGGAGCGCTTCTTCGATGGCGACATCGGCGCGGTGCGGCTGTGGCGCGTCGCGCGTGGGCCGGAGCAGATCCGCGAGGACATGCGGGGTGAGCCCAAGCGGGACGCGGAGGGCCTCCTCGGCTCCTGGTCCCTGAGCGAGGGCCGGGGCACCATCGCCGGGGACCGGGGCCCGGGCCAGTCCCACGGCGTGCTCCGGGGCGCCACATGGAACACGCCATAG
- a CDS encoding TAXI family TRAP transporter solute-binding subunit → MKIPLKEQLRRTLRRDLWIAIAPATVLISIAFAVTFYFVKPAPPKKLVIAMAPDEGGFRYFARKYQEALARDGITLELKQTQGSVSSVKLLTEESGAVDVAFVQSGTVGADKAEGVVSLGSLSYIPLWVFYRGEPLEDVRGLQGKRIAVGPEESGTRALAMTLLGANAVDKAPTELLPFGRDEAIEQLKQGKIDAVFLVAPAESPAIKKLAAVPEVRLLSFGRADAYTRRFPYLSKHVLPRGVFDLAADVPERDVVLLAPTANLVARDSLHPALAYLLMRTASSVHGSAGLLDRSGEFPAPLEAGFPLSSEARRYYEAGVPFLQRYLPFWAANLVDRLWVMLVPIIAVVVPLGRAVPAFFLWRVRSRIFRWYARLKEIEIQLEENPGQEMLLDMVKRLEEAEREVNRIPVPLAYAENLYFFREHVDVVRRRLLRRLSGASDNKDVKEVVAQQAS, encoded by the coding sequence ATGAAGATTCCTCTGAAGGAGCAGCTCCGGCGCACGCTGCGGCGCGACCTGTGGATCGCGATCGCGCCCGCGACGGTGCTCATCAGCATCGCGTTCGCGGTGACGTTCTACTTCGTCAAGCCGGCGCCGCCGAAGAAGCTCGTCATCGCGATGGCGCCAGACGAGGGTGGGTTCCGGTACTTCGCGCGGAAGTACCAGGAGGCCCTGGCGCGCGACGGCATCACGCTGGAGCTGAAGCAGACGCAGGGCTCGGTGAGCAGCGTGAAGCTCCTCACCGAGGAGAGCGGGGCGGTGGACGTCGCGTTCGTGCAGAGCGGCACGGTGGGCGCGGACAAGGCGGAGGGAGTCGTCTCACTGGGGAGCCTGTCCTATATCCCGCTGTGGGTCTTCTACCGGGGCGAGCCGCTGGAGGATGTGCGAGGGCTTCAGGGAAAGCGCATCGCGGTGGGGCCCGAGGAGAGCGGGACGCGCGCGCTGGCGATGACGCTCCTGGGGGCCAACGCGGTGGACAAGGCGCCGACGGAGCTCCTGCCGTTCGGGCGTGATGAGGCCATCGAGCAGCTGAAGCAGGGGAAGATCGACGCGGTGTTCCTGGTGGCTCCGGCGGAGTCTCCGGCGATCAAGAAGCTGGCGGCGGTGCCCGAGGTGCGGCTGCTCAGCTTCGGGCGGGCGGATGCGTATACGCGCCGGTTCCCGTACCTGTCGAAGCACGTGCTGCCGCGCGGGGTGTTCGATCTGGCCGCGGACGTGCCGGAGCGGGACGTGGTGCTGCTGGCGCCGACGGCGAACCTGGTGGCGCGAGACAGCCTGCACCCGGCGCTCGCGTACCTGCTGATGCGCACGGCGAGCTCGGTGCATGGGAGCGCGGGGCTGCTGGATCGCTCGGGCGAGTTCCCGGCGCCGCTGGAGGCGGGCTTTCCGCTGAGCAGCGAGGCGCGCCGCTACTACGAGGCGGGGGTGCCGTTCCTGCAGCGCTACCTGCCGTTCTGGGCGGCGAACCTGGTGGATCGGCTCTGGGTGATGCTGGTGCCGATCATCGCGGTGGTGGTGCCGCTGGGCCGAGCGGTGCCGGCGTTCTTCCTGTGGCGGGTGCGCTCGCGCATCTTCCGCTGGTACGCGCGGCTGAAGGAGATCGAGATCCAGCTCGAGGAGAACCCCGGGCAGGAGATGTTGTTGGACATGGTGAAGCGGCTCGAGGAGGCCGAGCGCGAGGTGAACCGCATCCCGGTGCCGCTGGCGTACGCGGAGAACCTCTACTTCTTCCGGGAGCACGTCGACGTCGTCCGGCGGCGGCTGCTCCGTCGCCTCTCGGGCGCGTCCGACAACAAGGACGTGAAGGAAGTGGTGGCGCAGCAGGCCAGCTGA
- a CDS encoding MDR family MFS transporter has translation MRKTHRPLTTAALALSLFMAALEMTVVSTAMPTVVSDLGGIEHYAWVFTAYMLASTVTVPIFGKLTDLYGRKPIILFGITLFLAGSVASGLSPSMQWLIVFRTVQGLGAGAIQPTTLTIIGDLYSLEERGRVQGLFSAVWAVSGLVGPLAGGLIVRWLSWHWIFYINVPVGLGTMVLLFIFFHEHIEKQKRPLDIVGAVLLSLGVVALLLGAQGHDNRLVPLVVAAVLLGAFVLVERKVKEPIMPPSVLVRPTIAIASVTSALFSAAMFGASTYVPLFVQGVLGGTATQAGAMLTPMLVAWPVCALICGRVMVKVGFRPLIMGGLGLSALSTVVLALVLRPGAPLLLPELAMGLFGAGLGFAATALLIAVQTSVGWEMRGVATASNMFFRTIGGALGVGAMGGVLVERLTADPRIPVSAANELLGPEHGRGLGEEVLRQLSGSLADGLATNFWIMAAMSVLAFAFSFFFPRVKTGAKAEAGEAAMH, from the coding sequence ATGCGCAAGACCCACCGCCCGCTCACCACCGCCGCACTCGCCCTGAGCCTCTTCATGGCGGCCCTGGAGATGACCGTCGTCTCCACCGCCATGCCCACCGTCGTCAGCGATCTGGGCGGCATCGAGCACTACGCGTGGGTCTTCACCGCGTACATGCTGGCCTCCACCGTCACCGTCCCCATCTTCGGGAAGCTGACGGACCTGTACGGGCGCAAGCCCATCATCCTGTTCGGCATCACCCTGTTCCTGGCGGGCTCGGTGGCCAGCGGCCTGTCCCCGTCCATGCAGTGGCTCATCGTCTTCCGCACGGTGCAGGGGCTGGGCGCGGGCGCCATCCAGCCCACCACGCTGACCATCATCGGCGACCTCTACAGCCTGGAGGAGCGCGGCCGGGTGCAGGGGCTGTTCAGCGCGGTGTGGGCCGTCTCGGGCCTGGTGGGGCCGCTGGCCGGTGGCCTCATCGTCCGGTGGCTGTCGTGGCACTGGATCTTCTACATCAACGTGCCGGTGGGCCTGGGCACGATGGTGCTGCTCTTCATCTTCTTCCACGAGCACATCGAGAAGCAGAAGCGTCCGCTCGACATCGTCGGCGCCGTGCTGCTCTCGCTGGGGGTGGTGGCGCTCCTGCTGGGAGCTCAGGGCCACGACAACCGGCTGGTGCCGCTCGTGGTGGCGGCGGTGCTGCTGGGGGCCTTCGTCCTCGTCGAGCGCAAGGTAAAGGAGCCCATCATGCCTCCGAGCGTCCTGGTGCGCCCGACCATCGCCATCGCCTCGGTGACGTCGGCGTTGTTCTCGGCGGCGATGTTCGGCGCCAGCACCTACGTGCCGCTCTTCGTCCAGGGCGTGCTGGGTGGCACGGCCACACAGGCCGGCGCGATGCTCACGCCCATGCTGGTGGCCTGGCCCGTCTGCGCCCTCATCTGTGGGCGCGTGATGGTGAAGGTGGGGTTCCGGCCGCTCATCATGGGAGGCCTGGGGCTGTCGGCCCTGTCGACGGTGGTGCTGGCGCTGGTGCTCAGGCCGGGCGCCCCGCTGCTGCTCCCCGAGCTGGCCATGGGGTTGTTCGGCGCGGGCCTGGGCTTCGCGGCTACCGCGCTGCTCATCGCCGTCCAGACGAGCGTCGGTTGGGAGATGCGAGGGGTGGCCACGGCGAGCAACATGTTCTTCCGCACCATCGGCGGGGCGCTCGGCGTGGGCGCCATGGGCGGGGTGCTGGTGGAGCGGCTGACGGCGGACCCGCGCATCCCCGTGAGCGCGGCCAACGAGCTGCTCGGGCCCGAGCACGGACGCGGGCTGGGCGAAGAGGTGCTGCGCCAGCTGAGCGGCTCGCTGGCCGACGGGCTCGCCACCAACTTCTGGATCATGGCCGCCATGTCGGTGCTCGCCTTCGCTTTCAGCTTCTTCTTTCCCCGGGTGAAGACCGGCGCCAAGGCGGAAGCGGGCGAGGCGGCGATGCACTGA